TCACAACAGTTTTATCAATTACAGGATTTTCATCTCCATCATCATTGGACGAAATTCCTGTTTCATTTTTCTTCAGCATGGTATCTTCTGAATTCATTAAAGACTTGTTACCATTCAACTTTTGTGTCTTCTCTTTGACTGATGATACGTTTTGGACAATTCCGTTTGCTTTAGATGTTCTAACTTTTAGTTCTGGGAGGGCTGCTATCTTGCTTTTGTCATGATTCACAATAGCAGAAATTTTTTTGCTCTCCGCCGGTCCATCAGATGCTTTAGTCTTCGATATTGTCCCTGTACCATGTGCCTTAACTGAGGAAGTCTGATGAACAGAACTCATTTTAGGTTCTGACAATCTTCTAATCCGTGCCATCGATGCCTTTGTATTAGTTGCACTATCACCCTTCTCTAGCTTAGATTCAGGCAAAGAAGACACTGATTGGCTTAATTTGTTATCATTCAAGTGGCCTCTAGTACTCAATCTACTGGTTTTTGAGGTTTTCAAGGAATCAACAGATCCAGCAGAAGTAGTTCTGGCGGGGAATCTTTGAAGGGGtgaggatggtcctggttctgaATCACTAAATTTTGATCCCTTATGAGAGCTTGGTGAAAGTTTAGTTGGAACTTGCTTCTTGGTAACATGAGATGCCACTGGCGACTGAGTAGTGACTGTGCCACTCTTGGCAGCGATTCTCTTTTGCCTCTCCATCTTTAAAGTTTCTATGCGTTTCATCTCTTCCTCCTCCtagttattattaaattagaaggaaagaaacaaacaaatgaatagtttttcaatttaatataattaaaaaccaTGTTAAGGTTCTATATACAAGTTTCACATCCATTTTAAGCTAATTGTATGAAATAGAAACGCAAGCGGGATGGGAGGCTAGGAGTTACAGGAGTAGGAGTGAGTACCTTCTCTTTCTTCATTTTCTGGAGATCAGCTTTGTAGTTCCGTAACTTCTCAGCACGTGCCCGCGCTTCATCCAAAGGACTAAGTTTAGAAGTCTTCCCTCTCCTTATCGGCCCGGCGGTCTTTTTTTTATCAGAACTATTTGGAGTAAGTTTTGATTTTGGCTCCTTATCCAACCTCTTAGATCCTGGTTTAGCACCAGCCAATACCTCTTTGTTTTTATCTTGTAAAGCACCACCAGCTTGGGCCTGCATTTCATAGTCTAAAGCAGGGTCGTAACTCATCGATCCCCCTTCAGCTCCTCGTTCAGGCATCATGCTTAATACATCTGGCTGATAATACATATGGTCAATCCCATTTAAAGGTTTTTCTTCCTTTTGATGCAACTCAGAGTCTATGTCGATAACATTTCTCTCAGCATTTCCTGCATAATCATTACCTTGGATTGATCTATGATCCAATATGTAGGAATCATCATTCATATCGTGAAACAACTTCCTTTGCAAATTATTGTTGGTAATTTCCAGATCTGAGGAAGGATATGAATTACCAGACTGACTTTCTTGTTTAGGAACAATGAAATCATCACTAACAGCACTCCTATAACCACCGCTTCTTCCATTAACTTCTAAAGATTGTGCATCATCTACAGACCAGCTATCACCAGACTGCCCTGCCCTTGCAGATAATAATAAATCATCATTCGGTGCCTTAGGCATATGGGATAATCCTTTGCTAATGCTATGCATATCTATAGTACGGTTGTCTTGAACTTCCTGCATCTCCCGCTCATTAAAAACTAAAGGATCATTGACTGAAACATGTTTTTTCCTTCTCATGTCATCAACCTTTTCCATACCAAATTGGTCTTGGTCAATGGCATGTctatcttcatcaacatctcTGAGTAAACAATTTTGGAAAGCTTGCCAGTGTCCTCCATCTGCATCCTTCCCGTGGTCCATTTCTTCCTTATCAGACAAATTCAACTTCAAAATTTCTTTTCTTCGTCCCTTTCTTTTTGGGGTCTTCACATGCTCCTGATTATCAACATCTTCATCGGTTTCAGAGGCAGAATCTGTATATGATCCACTTCCAGAagagttttctttctttgttatgTAATTGATATTCCTAATGACCACCATACCAGATTTCTGTCTTCCTGATCGGCTACCCTTCTTCCTTCGATCACTTGTGTGTGAACTTTCCCTCTCCATATCCACTTCATCCTGCAACCTTGATTTTGAAGCTTCTATATCATATGTTTCTGATTCAGTATTGCTGTGTCTACTATCCATGGATTGCCTTCTGAAACCCATATGTTGACCCGCCGTTAATCTAGGGTCCTCCATGGGTGGATAATTTGGCTGCATATATGGACTGTTTCCAGGATATGTTTGATAGTAGGGTATGCCTTGCACTGGATATGGCTGAAAGACTGGTACAGCGCCTGGGGGAGAATGAACAGGCCAAGGAGGGAACATGTGATGTGGAAATTGACCATGCATATTATCCTGGTGGCCTTGACGGTCCACTGGAGGCACATCTGAAAAAGTGTAAACAAAAATCTCAAGACACATTTCAAAACCTATCACATGTACTGCAGTCCATTTTTATCGAAGCAACAATTTGCATTGCTCACAGCATCAAAATCTACATTGCACTGTTTCAAAACAACAATATGCATTGCTCACAGCTCATTAAAACAAAAAGGAAACAGAAATTGTGAAAAGAGGCGCTTGTCCATATATGTGCATCTGTGTATGTGCATATTAAAAAGAGAAACGAGGTAGctattattatattgtatacATTAAGTCCTGAAGAATCTGTAAATTCACAACTTCACATTGTTCTGGACTTGCCAGGTACCTGAACTTGCTTTCCCATTGTTCTCTGTGTCCAATTCAGTATGGGATGCAAAGGCCATATTGGGAAGTATAATGCCAGAGCCATTTAATGCAGTGAAGTCTGGGCGGTTGGACATCATTTCAGCGGCTTCAATTTCAAGCCATTGTCCATTTTCATGTTTTCTTTTCCAAAGATCTCTAAATTTTGCAGCTGCATCCCTGATAAGTGACACAAATTAGCATCAGCAAGATTGTCCAGATGTCATGTGTATGTTACAGGACAATGGGAGAAAGAACACAGCATTGACCAACCAATATTTAAGGTCAAATGGTGTATGGAAAAACAGAAGTTATCTTACATCAATCGAGATGCTCCAAAGCATTCAGCAAATGACATCAAGGCAGGTATATAGTCGATGTCAAAACCAGCAGCAACAGCGCGTGCAAATGCCATGCCTTGCTCTTTCTGCAGCACTGATTTGCGCGTCTCTAGGACTTTCAAAAGCTGAACTCTGAGAAAATGTGGTATTATTGAATATAAAACATGAACAATCTGTTTCACATGCTGAAAAGAAGTTTTATGAATAATGAACAAAATAAGAAAAGAGCAGCATATTTATCTTATCATATTAATGTGCAATTGTGCGAAACAAGCAACTCTGTCCATCAGAGCTTTAGTAATTTATAAGAGCGCAGAAAAAATTGCCCCAATATCTTAAAGCTATGATGGATGCATTTGAAAATAATCTCCAATTGCATACCAGTTCAATAATcctaaataaaaaatcacagcCTTCCAACATGCTGCTTTTAAAGCAGTGCTGGATAACCAATTAATCTTGAGATGTAAATATCATGTTATCGGAAAGCTTATGTAAGattcaccaaaaaaaaaaattcttcctTAATCCTATCAGAACTTGGTATTTTCTACGATGAAAAAAAGGTATCCAAACTTAAAGCAAGTTTATCAGAATTTTGATGGACTTTTTAAAGTCATGCCAAAGGCAATCATCAAGGTTTCTATCATTTGCTTTATTTACTGCAAGCATATCCAAGCATGAAACATAGCGGATACAGCTTCAAGTATGCAAGGTGCGGAATGGAAATTATTTGATCAGAGAGAACACTTAATTAAACGTTATAATTTTCAACTATGAAAGTTAGCCTTAGTCAAAGAGAGAAAGGGTATTAAAGGAAATGGATTTTACTTTGAGTTTCCTTCTGATGTGGCATGTCCATTTGCTTCAGGTGGCTGTGCATCAGGCTGGAACATAACCATACaattagaaaaacaaattaagtaaataaacgAATatggtatttattatttttttgacagcGAATAtggtattttttattaatgacaTATTAACCTTGTAAAGTACAATCGCTTTCTCCTCATTAGTATCATGTTGAGTCTTCCTTCCTGTGCATGGCAGCAAGTTTTGTTAGTTTTAAACCTTATATATAACTCAGCAGAGCTTTAAATACACCCAAATTTGTTCAATACAAGTAAGTTATTCTTAATGATGATTTTAAATAGATTTGTTCTTTCAAAAGTACCTTCGGTGGTTTCTGCCTGTTTTACTTGGTTTTCTTCCACCTGTAGAAATACATGATTACCGAAACAGTCTTCTAATTGCATACAATCAATCATACAATAAGGCTTGGTATTTACTTACAGTGCTAAACCCCACAGAATTATTTCCTTGAATAGCAATTGCCTCTTCAATTTGTAAGATTTCCGATTCTGTAGTATACACTCGTTCCAATATCTCAGGGGTGTTTACAAAGCGAACAAACCTATAGATGCGTAGAAGATTAGTCGCAAAAATTGTAATTGGGAAAATTTAAGTCTTTAGATCCACACCAAACACTGGATGCAATAATACAAATGATATTTATGAAAACACCAATTATGAAGCTACTAGGCTGAACGCATTAATTAACATGAAAAGTCAAACCTTTCAACAGTTCCCTTGGTAAACCATGTGGCATCACTACCACCATCTGGCTCAAGAACAATTGAATAACCACCCTTGTCCATCTGTTCCTGAGCAGCCTTCAAATGGGAAAGAAATGGGTTGAGCAAGCCTGAGGCAATTTTCTCCTTCTTTCCATTCACAGTTATAACCAAGTCAAACCTGATTTATACAGGGGCAGAAAGAGTGAAAAATCAAAACCACAATTCAATCTACAAACAgtgtataatttttatgaacAACAAGGGTTTCTAACTTTCTCGTAGTTAGTGTCCCTTTCTAATTTTGCATTCTAGTACTTAATCATAAAAACAACAGCACGATGAAATCCATAAAACTTCAAATTTGATCGTATACAAAACACCCTAAACCAAAAACAAACTAGAGAATGGTCAGAAAAGTTTCcataaaatttatgattaaaCTTGCTCATATGTTGCAAAAACCACATCATGTTGGTACCCAATTAAATCAGCAAActtgaaaataaaacatatcTAAACCACTTGTTGCctactaaaaaaataaacctAAAGCCACTAGCATCCATAAACAAATTCATCTACACCAGAACCAACCTTGTTGAAGAAACTCAAATTTAGTGGAAGAAACTCAACAGAATAAATATTCAACCCATTAATGAATGAACTAATTACCTTGTTCTAGTTGGTGTAAGCTGAAAAACAGCTGAATCCAACCTTGTTGAAGAGTTCATTGTTTGTCACAAAAAGAATAACCAAACAACCCAGCTAAGACTAATAATCCGCCAACAGGGTTCACAATCAGATTACCAATCAAAAAGGGtatcaaaagaaaaaaccaagaTAGGTtcagtgaaaggaaaaaaaaaaaaatacagtattttttttacttgaagaaaaaaagaacataAAAGGTTTCAGTTTCAGGACAGAACAAAAAGGAGAGTTACTAGGTTAAGTGAAAAATGTGAAAAAGAGAGAAAGGATCCAAAGATTGTTCTTTGTTTATTGTTCCCCAACGCCAACCAAAACCTATCAATTTAGAGAGAAAATGAGGGAAATTGTTGAGGGAGGGTATAACTGgaaatacattaaaattgaCACAAACAATTGGAGGCGCCGATGTATGACAGTGACAGGGTCAGACAGACAGATCTGTGTTTTGGAGCTTCATGGTGTTCCTCCAAATTACCATATTACCCTCTTATCCCTATTCCTTGTTTGGTAATTGACTAATTGTCTAGCTGGTAACCTCTTTAACCTTTGCGTTACATTATTAAAGATTAGTCACTTTGTTTTAAAATCGACTTTAGTTCAAATATGGAAGTGATGAATAAAAAAGGGAATAAAAAATGTGACTTTATCTTATACAAGTTGTGGTACGCAATCATTTTAGTTGATAATATTTGAATcttagtttatttattaatataggCTGTTTGGGTTGTTTccaattttataaactataataaATTAACTATAAGTGATTCTAGTGCCTTCATTTGCAAGTTCTCTCCAATGGGGACCCGAAAGCATTTTATGCGAGTTAAAAAGTTTAACCCAACATTTGGGTTGAAATCTTGTATCCTATCACATTAATGTGTACAAGCTCATGCGCAATATCTTCAAAAAGGAATATAATATCATGCGGAAGACATACACAAAATAACGATAGATGAAAATAGACTAGTAAGCATGTCATGCGTGGTCCTCAATATGGTTGGAATCAACGGTGGGGATACAACCGTTTTTGGTATATATTTTGGTCTACTTAAAACTTTGTTGGGTCCGATTTGTTtaataaacatattaattttaattcttttttgaaatttattaatttaaatagatcaaatttagatttataaaaaatttattagactAAAtgataagtaatatatatatatatatatatatatatatataatatttgttagtaatttattgttaattatgaagtttattttgttttatttataattttttgaaggATTTGTTGTAGTTTGCTAATATAGggttcaatttattttttttgttatttttgaaaCGTTGCATACTTACTGATTacaattttattagatttgattataattttattagttttccttatatttattattttattagttttccttATATATAAAGACTCAATTTAGCTTATTTATAAAGGTTTTCAGGTtcgattaaatttttaaaaaatatactatttaaatactttaatgtGAAATAAATATCTTTTCTCCTTAAATGtactatttaaatactttaatgtGAAATAAGCTTTTAGGTccgattaaatttttaaaaaatgtcaggttaaatcgaaaagaaaaaaaaaaactataataggTTGTATGCTAGActcaaatctaaaaaattaatcgtagatCAGACTAAAACATTTCAAAACCTAGACTTACGTGCTATATTTCCACCCCTAGTTGGGATGTCCAAATGCATATGcattttcttcaactttttgTACACTGCATGACACAAgttaattatgtaaaaaaatgtaGTAAATTTAGTTTGAGTAAGTGATTAATTCAAATTTCGGTAAAcatgattaatttaattatatgattaatcataatattttacatttttttttttgtgaaaatcgATATCCTCCGTTGACAAATGCGAAGATTAATTTCTTAAGTCGGGTAGGACCACAAACAGCAAAACTCGCtcttaataattttaacaatgtTGTATTTTCAAGGTTGTATGATCTCTAGTTAAGCTGAAAGATATTTGTACCATATTATTCAAGCGCTCGTTTTCTTAGGTtctgtttgaaaattttaaaatgggcGGAATGAACTGGAAGAAAATGGACTTGACTGAAAATGAGTGGAGTAGAATGAAACAAAGTATCCCATtctattatttacttatttgatGACGGAATGAGACATAAATAACTCCaaattgaaggagaagaaaaatgatgaaATGTGATGGAATCAATTTTGTCATGTTCTACTTCTTTCTACCCATTTTCTAAAAATTCAAACACCAGAATCTCAATAGTTACAattatattttaccttattcCATCAATTCAAAGTTTTAACTTTTACAAGAACGCCACATATTTTTTAGTGGAAGGACGCCAcattttttacttctttttttttattacatgagaaaaaaaaaaaagaaaactaatagGAAATAAAAGAATTAAGCTGACGACATGTCAAAATACGATTCATGTAACCTAACAAAACTCTCTATACTCACAGCTCCCTTCTTAGCGAGGATATATCTGCATAAACATTCTCTTTGTGGAGAATATGGTAGAGCGATATCTCACACTCTTACTCGTGTTCATCTCTaacattttttaacttaatatagtattttttttaaaaaaaataataattacttagtagagtaaatattaaaatattaaaattttatataaataaaattataccaTTTTAtaatgtatatgtatatataatatagtcTTTAGaagtataattaaatattaaaaatcaaatttttaaaattttcaaggaatataaaatatttgaaaagggATATGcactattattataaaatagttttatacatATATCCAATTAGATTTGAAGATTTTATCTCATCATCCTATTTTAGTAGTatgacataaaaataaataatcgaATTGAATGTCAGTGTAAAATCAATTTACATTCACTATGTGAAgccattaattttaaaatattttcaaaattttttgtcatggtattaataatattatgatcATAAATGTGTTTATCTAAGTGGGGTAATTATCATTTGATAACCCgacatttcaaaaaataatattatatgatattatggtaaaatatgattaaaatatataaaacttgTAGAGCAGTAGTGTATAAAACCTGTTTTTCAGGGCCAATGATGGAGAGGCTCTTGATGCCCAAGAAGGATGGTGAATCGTGACAAATCCGGAATCTATTATATCTCGCCTATTTAAAGCACGTTATGTTCCAAATGGCAACTATCTTAACTCTAATATTGGAATAATCCAAGTTATGTGTGGAAAATAATTTGGAGGGGGAGTATTGGAACCAACACTAATTAATTTTCTACTTTCGGGTGAATCTTGGCTACAAGATGAAGCTGTTATTCAATCACCAGAGTTTGAGAATTTGACAGTAGGCCACCTCTTGCACTATGATTCCAACACTTGGAATGTGCAACTTCTTACTTCATTGTTTACTCCATAAGTAGTTGACaacattttaaaaacaaaaatgaggCAACTCGTACTCTTGTTAGAGTATCCCCATCACTAACTAGTTTCCAAATTATTGATTGGTGTACTCACATGTATGGAGCATATCCTTATAAATGAAATGCTATAAGTCATTAATATGATATATGTTCTCTTATTAAGAATTGTTGTGTCTTCCAGCAAGAACGTTAGCTAGAATGGGGCTCGTACGAGTGCTTTTAAACAGTTATGAGATTATCCATCGAGGAGACTTGCGATAAATTATTGTAAGGCAAGTGATtaagaaaattgatattttgaattataaGTGTACCGGTCaaattaattcttaaatttttcaaattgataaatgtatctctaaaattataaaatagtaaacaatctttatttatacatttatgTTAGAGATTATGATGT
The genomic region above belongs to Cicer arietinum cultivar CDC Frontier isolate Library 1 chromosome 4, Cicar.CDCFrontier_v2.0, whole genome shotgun sequence and contains:
- the LOC101503383 gene encoding uncharacterized protein; translation: MNSSTRLDSAVFQLTPTRTRFDLVITVNGKKEKIASGLLNPFLSHLKAAQEQMDKGGYSIVLEPDGGSDATWFTKGTVERFVRFVNTPEILERVYTTESEILQIEEAIAIQGNNSVGFSTVEENQVKQAETTEGRKTQHDTNEEKAIVLYKPDAQPPEANGHATSEGNSKVQLLKVLETRKSVLQKEQGMAFARAVAAGFDIDYIPALMSFAECFGASRLMDAAAKFRDLWKRKHENGQWLEIEAAEMMSNRPDFTALNGSGIILPNMAFASHTELDTENNGKASSDVPPVDRQGHQDNMHGQFPHHMFPPWPVHSPPGAVPVFQPYPVQGIPYYQTYPGNSPYMQPNYPPMEDPRLTAGQHMGFRRQSMDSRHSNTESETYDIEASKSRLQDEVDMERESSHTSDRRKKGSRSGRQKSGMVVIRNINYITKKENSSGSGSYTDSASETDEDVDNQEHVKTPKRKGRRKEILKLNLSDKEEMDHGKDADGGHWQAFQNCLLRDVDEDRHAIDQDQFGMEKVDDMRRKKHVSVNDPLVFNEREMQEVQDNRTIDMHSISKGLSHMPKAPNDDLLLSARAGQSGDSWSVDDAQSLEVNGRSGGYRSAVSDDFIVPKQESQSGNSYPSSDLEITNNNLQRKLFHDMNDDSYILDHRSIQGNDYAGNAERNVIDIDSELHQKEEKPLNGIDHMYYQPDVLSMMPERGAEGGSMSYDPALDYEMQAQAGGALQDKNKEVLAGAKPGSKRLDKEPKSKLTPNSSDKKKTAGPIRRGKTSKLSPLDEARARAEKLRNYKADLQKMKKEKEEEEMKRIETLKMERQKRIAAKSGTVTTQSPVASHVTKKQVPTKLSPSSHKGSKFSDSEPGPSSPLQRFPARTTSAGSVDSLKTSKTSRLSTRGHLNDNKLSQSVSSLPESKLEKGDSATNTKASMARIRRLSEPKMSSVHQTSSVKAHGTGTISKTKASDGPAESKKISAIVNHDKSKIAALPELKVRTSKANGIVQNVSSVKEKTQKLNGNKSLMNSEDTMLKKNETGISSNDDGDENPVIDKTVVMLECEKPSAPTIYAPEKEYDSDKVTQKTETASNYVAIRAPVSPVSMDVIDKETSESQSHLPPISSEVKMDTEKEPSKSASICIAEETYHAPFARVSSMEDPSTRNSEYGKAAPTSSETAAIVADAVKARVYDNRNSTLEKIPETTEKPRVKESPKGFRRLLKFGKKSHSSATRNTESDNVSIDGSEADEIGINGSSNEVNTLKNLISQDETPTTSTTQQKSSRTFSLLSPFRSKNSEKKVMMA